One genomic region from Cucumis melo cultivar AY chromosome 9, USDA_Cmelo_AY_1.0, whole genome shotgun sequence encodes:
- the LOC127151019 gene encoding uncharacterized protein LOC127151019: MRKDAVFDWDQSCQNAFDSIKKYLLNPPVLSAPATGKPLILYIAAQETSLGALLAQENDKGKECALYYLSRTLTRAELNYSPIEKMCLALFFAIDKLRHYMQAFTIHLVAKADPVKYILSRPVISGRLAKWAIILQQYDIVYIPQKAVKGQALADFLADHPVPSNWKLCDDLPDEEVLFVESMEPWIMFFDGAARRSGAGVGIVFISPEKHMLPYSFTLGELCSNNVAEYQAFIIGLQMASEFGIKCIEIFGDSKLIINQLSYQYEVKHQDLKPYFCYARRLMDRFDSIILEHIPRSENKKADALSNLATALTVSEDIPINISLCQKWIVPSIESQYEEADVISVYAIDEEDWRQPIIDYLEHGKLPTDPRHRAEIRRRAARFIYYKDTLYRRSYEGLLLRCLGKEESTKALEEAHSGICGAHQSGPKLQYQLKRMGYYWPTMIHDSMHFAKYCEACQFHANFIHQPPEPLHPTIASWPFEAWGLDLVGPITPKSTAGHSYILAGTDYFSKWAEAVPLREAKKENIVNFVQTHIIYRYGIPHRIVTDNGRKFANTLMDKLCEKFDFKQYKSSMYNAAANGLAEAFNKTLCSLLKKVVSKTKRDWQEKIGEALWAYRTTHRTPTGVTPYSLVYGVEAVLPLEREIPSLRMAIQEGLTTEDNARLRLEELEALDKKRLEAQQALECYQARMSKAFDKQVRPRSFQVGDLVLAVRRPIITTRHTGNKFTPKWDGPYIVKEVFTNGAYKIIDQDGLRIGPINGRFLKKFYA, encoded by the coding sequence ATGAGGAAGGATGCAGTCTTTGATTGGGACCAGTCATGCCAAAATGCatttgatagcataaagaagTATCTGCTCAACCCTCCGGTCTTAAGTGCGCCTGCAACTGGAAAACCATTAATATTGTATATTGCGGCTCAAGAGACTTCGCTCGGGGCATTACTTGCACAAGAAAATGATAAGGGTAAGGAATGTGCACTCTACTATCTAAGTAGAACTCTGACAAGAGCTGAATTAAATTATTCTCCAATTGAAAAAATGTGTCTCGCCCTCTTCTTTGCAATAGATAAACTGAGACATTATATGCAAGCCTTCACTATACACTTGGTGGCAAAAGCTGATCCCGtcaaatatatattatcaaGGCCAGTCATCTCGGGACGCCTCGCGAAGTGGGCTATTATACTCCAACAATATGACATTGTATATATCCCCCAAAAAGCAGTAAAGGGCCAAGCATTGGCAGATTTCCTGGCTGATCATCCAGTTCCATCAAATTGGAAGTTATGTGACGACTTACCTGATGAGGAAGTATTGTTTGTTGAAAGCATGGAGCCTTGGATCATGTTCTTTGATGGTGCGGCACGAAGAAGTGGAGCTGGTGTTGGCATTGTCTTCATTTCTCCTGAGAAACATATGTTGCCATATAGCTTCACACTCGGTGAATTGTGTTCAAATAATGTTGCCGAGTACCAAGCCTTCATTATCGGCCTCCAAATGGCTTCAGAATTTGGGATAAAGTGCATAGAAATATTCGGTGATTCGAAGTTAATCATAAATCAACTCTCTTATCAGTATGAGGTAAAGCATCAAGACTTGAAGCCTTACTTTTGTTATGCTAGAAGATTGATGGACAGATTCGACAGCATAATATTGGAGCATATACCGAGATCAGAAAACAAGAAAGCTGATGCACTTTCAAATTTGGCCACTGCTTTAACAGTCTCGGAAGATATACCAATAAACATTTCCCTTTGCCAAAAATGGATTGTGCCGTCAATTGAAAGTCAATACGAAGAAGCTGATGTGATATCTGTATATgcaattgatgaagaagattggcGCCAACccattatagactatttggaGCATGGAAAACTTCCCACCGATCCTCGACATAGAGCTGAAATACGTAGAAGAGCTGCGcgatttatttattacaaagacACACTTTACAGACGCTCATATGAGGGACTTCTACTGCGATGCCTAGGAAAAGAGGAATCGACAAAGGCCTTAGAGGAAGCTCATTCAGGTATTTGTGGTGCCCACCAGTCTGGTCCAAAGCTCCAATATCAGTTGAAAAGAATGGGTTACTATTGGCCTACCATGATCCACGATTCGATGCATTTTGCGAAGTATTGTGAGGCTTGTCAATTCCATGCAAATTTTATACATCAGCCACCAGAGCCGCTCCATCCGACAATAGCTTCATGGCCTTTTGAAGCTTGGGGACTCGACCTGGTTGGACCTATCACGCCTAAATCAACGGCTGGTCATTCTTACATCCTTGCAGGAActgattatttttctaaatgggCTGAAGCCGTGCCATTAAGAGAAGCAAAGAAGGAAAACATTGTAAATTTCGTTCAGACACACATCATTTACAGATATGGTATTCCTCATCGCATCGTAACTGATAATGGAAGAAAATTCGCTAACACTTTGATGGACAAGCTATGCGAAAAATTTGACTTCAAACAGTACAAGTCTTCTATGTACAATGCTGCAGCAAATGGATTGGCAGAAGCATTCAACAAAACTTTGTGCAGTCTGCTTAAAAAGGTGGTCTCTAAGACAAAAAGAGATTGGCAAGAAAAGATTGGGGAAGCATTGTGGGCCTATAGAACTACCCATCGTACTCCTACGGGTGTTACACCTTATTCCTTAGTTTATGGCGTTGAAGCAGTACTCCCACTAGAAAGAGAAATTCCTTCCTTAAGAATGGCTATTCAAGAAGGGCTAACTACTGAAGACAATGCTAGATTACGCCTTGAAGAGTTGGAAGCACTTGACAAAAAGAGACTGGAAGCTCAACAAGCACTCGAATGTTATCAAGCACGAATGTCAAAAGCCTTTGACAAACAGGTAAGGCCTCGATCATTTCAAGTTGGTGACTTAGTGCTCGCAGTAAGAAGACCTATTATCACGACAAGGCATACGGGaaataagttcacacctaaatgggacggaccctacattgtcaaagaagtttTCACGAATGGAGCATACAAAATCATTGATCAAGACGGATTACGAATTGGCCCAATCAACGGCAGATTTCTCAAGAAGTTTTATGCCTAA